In Myxococcales bacterium, one genomic interval encodes:
- a CDS encoding class I SAM-dependent RNA methyltransferase — MSIDSLAAGGDGVGHLADGRVVFARFTVPGDRVRIAALDTGGRFVRAHAVEILQASPDRVEPECPVFGECGGCAWQHVSYSAQVRSKRQILSDALERIGKFRDLPPIQFIASPKAYGYRGRTRLLSAPGKIGYRRFRDHEIEPITACPVLMPELEVELAALGSRIPTYITDIKSTDTEVAVASDTCEWELALGADGQVRTTALAEHAIEVPVSDTRIEIEAGGARIGISPGVFAQGNPLLFEVLYSLVAEAVSGVPGEELLELFAGAGFFTLGLAQLFKHVIAIESDSTATGDLARNLASAGLTGVEVRTARVETALAKMAGSKPDVVLLDPPRAGLARGAAEQLAALGASRIAYVSCDPATLARDLKIICSDPGSERPRYQLSRLAGLDLFPQTPHVEALAVLDRSG, encoded by the coding sequence GTGTCAATCGACTCCCTGGCTGCTGGGGGGGACGGTGTGGGGCATCTGGCCGACGGCCGGGTGGTATTTGCGCGCTTCACGGTTCCAGGAGATCGCGTTCGCATCGCGGCGCTCGATACCGGTGGACGATTCGTCAGGGCCCATGCTGTCGAGATTCTGCAGGCGAGCCCCGACCGGGTCGAACCCGAGTGCCCGGTATTTGGTGAATGCGGCGGCTGCGCATGGCAACACGTCTCGTACTCCGCTCAGGTTCGATCCAAGCGCCAGATCCTGAGCGACGCGCTCGAGCGAATCGGAAAATTTCGTGATCTGCCGCCGATCCAGTTCATCGCCTCTCCCAAGGCCTATGGCTATCGCGGTCGAACACGCCTGTTGAGCGCGCCGGGGAAGATCGGGTATCGACGCTTTCGAGATCACGAGATCGAACCCATAACCGCGTGTCCAGTGCTGATGCCCGAACTCGAAGTAGAACTCGCTGCACTGGGATCCAGGATTCCGACCTACATCACCGACATCAAAAGCACCGACACCGAGGTCGCCGTCGCATCGGACACTTGCGAATGGGAGCTGGCCCTTGGAGCCGATGGGCAGGTGCGCACGACGGCGTTGGCTGAGCACGCGATCGAGGTCCCGGTGTCAGACACGCGTATCGAAATCGAAGCGGGGGGCGCGCGCATCGGCATTTCGCCCGGGGTTTTCGCCCAGGGCAACCCACTTCTTTTCGAAGTTCTGTATTCGCTCGTAGCCGAAGCCGTAAGCGGTGTACCTGGTGAAGAGTTGTTGGAGTTGTTTGCTGGCGCGGGTTTCTTCACGCTGGGTCTGGCGCAACTTTTCAAGCACGTGATTGCCATTGAATCCGATTCGACGGCGACCGGGGATCTCGCGCGCAACCTCGCCAGTGCCGGACTTACCGGGGTAGAGGTGCGAACGGCGCGGGTCGAAACTGCACTCGCAAAAATGGCGGGTAGCAAACCCGACGTCGTATTGCTCGACCCGCCTCGTGCCGGACTGGCGCGCGGAGCCGCCGAACAACTGGCCGCGCTGGGAGCGTCGCGAATTGCCTACGTGAGTTGCGATCCCGCAACCTTGGCCCGGGATCTGAAAATCATTTGCAGCGATCCCGGGAGTGAGCGCCCGCGCTACCAACTCTCGCGTCTCGCGGGTCTGGATCTGTTTCCGCAGACGCCCCACGTCGAAGCCCTGGCAGTGCTCGACCGCTCGGGATAA
- a CDS encoding HlyC/CorC family transporter gives MSDLIYLTIIVVCIVISAFFSGSETALFRLRSHEIEKEIESARGPAAVAVRDLLSSSSRLLVTILLGNNVVNILGASAAAALSIRHFGPQLGIVISTVVMTILVLVLCEVLPKAVAAQHPVIVARTIGLPLYIFHGLMRPVHSLFDRIIEPVVQRIAHVSGDAADRHSAEGVLRFAREAREGDQFGSPLAIIGATSDAAQMDVTEIMVQRTEIVAFSVDTPPATLLESVLDERYTRVPIFEESIDHVLGIAHLKDVIRLVNDERGDVRGILKPILRVPERKPILRLLADMQRSFCHVALVKDEFGVTLGLVTQEDILEEIVGEIRDEFDFEELLTIRKLGDESYEVLGRVSVLDFNRETSWRITAEKGDTLAGLFFNTLGRSPRRGESVELSGYELICIDVSGSRITRLRVIQKTADDDSKFGDKSAST, from the coding sequence GTGTCGGATCTGATCTATCTGACCATCATCGTGGTCTGCATCGTCATTTCTGCCTTCTTTTCCGGCAGCGAAACTGCACTGTTCCGCCTGCGCTCCCACGAGATCGAAAAGGAGATCGAATCGGCCCGGGGTCCGGCTGCAGTCGCCGTGCGCGATCTCTTGTCTTCGTCGTCTCGTCTGCTGGTTACGATTCTACTGGGAAACAACGTCGTCAATATCCTGGGTGCGTCGGCGGCTGCCGCGCTCTCGATTCGCCATTTCGGACCCCAACTCGGAATCGTCATTTCGACCGTCGTGATGACGATCCTGGTGCTGGTTCTGTGCGAAGTCCTTCCCAAGGCCGTGGCGGCACAACACCCCGTGATCGTGGCGCGGACGATCGGCTTGCCGCTCTACATCTTTCACGGGTTGATGCGTCCGGTGCACTCGCTCTTTGATCGCATCATCGAACCCGTTGTGCAGCGCATCGCACACGTATCGGGGGATGCAGCCGACCGGCATTCCGCCGAAGGCGTCCTGCGTTTCGCCCGGGAGGCGCGTGAAGGCGACCAGTTCGGCTCACCGCTCGCGATCATCGGCGCCACGTCTGACGCCGCGCAAATGGACGTGACCGAGATCATGGTGCAGCGCACCGAGATCGTCGCTTTTTCCGTTGACACGCCTCCAGCAACCCTGCTCGAAAGCGTGCTCGACGAGCGCTATACCCGCGTTCCAATTTTTGAGGAGTCGATCGATCACGTTCTCGGAATTGCGCACCTCAAGGACGTGATTCGGCTGGTCAACGACGAGCGAGGTGATGTTCGAGGGATTCTCAAACCGATTCTCCGGGTGCCCGAGCGAAAACCCATTCTGCGCCTGCTGGCCGATATGCAGCGATCGTTCTGTCACGTTGCGCTGGTGAAGGATGAGTTCGGTGTGACCCTGGGGTTGGTCACCCAGGAGGACATCCTCGAAGAGATCGTCGGTGAGATTCGCGACGAGTTCGATTTCGAAGAACTGTTGACCATTCGCAAGCTGGGCGACGAAAGCTACGAAGTGTTGGGACGAGTCTCGGTATTGGACTTCAATCGCGAGACAAGTTGGCGCATCACCGCCGAAAAGGGAGACACCCTGGCGGGGCTCTTCTTCAATACCTTGGGCCGAAGTCCTCGGCGCGGCGAGAGTGTCGAGTTGTCCGGGTACGAACTGATATGTATTGACGTTTCCGGCAGTCGGATCACCCGACTCCGCGTGATCCAGAAAACCGCGGATGACGATTCGAAATTTGGCGACAAGTCAGCTTCGACCTGA